The Oleiphilus messinensis DNA segment CTGCATTTCGACGAGGTACCAAACCCCCCGCTCAAAGACGCCGTTGTCAGCCTTTCCACAAAAGACGTTGCTTGATTCGCTCGAGCAGGAGCCTCCCTCTCCGGTGAACTGGCCCCAGTCATCATTGTCCCAGATCGCGTGATCACCGGTTGCGCCGAATTGATTGGGGTGGTAAAGGTATGTGCCGAAGCGAGTCGCAGCGGCGGGTTTGCTTGAACAGGCTGTGCCATCGCCGCTATAACAGTCCCGAAACAGGCTACGGGCAGACCAGCAACGCTTACCATCGGCCTTTTCGCCACCATTTCCGCATTGACCACCCGGATCAGCCCATGTTCTCACATCTGCCAGTCCAGGGAATTTGCCGCCAGCTCCGACTCTTTCGCCGTCACTGTTACACATATTGGGATCCCATTGATCACCCAGCTTGATGTAATATCGTAAAAACAGGTTGTCTGGGGCGATGTTGGCATTAATCAGTGGCCAATATGCGCTGAGTGCGCCGCTTTGGCCTTTGTGCATGGTTACGGCAAGGCAATTACCCTGAATACATCCCTCGCTGACCACCGCAGTATTTTCCAGGTGTGTTTCCTTCAAATCCCTGGGGTCATTGACGATGGGGTCTGAGAGGTAGCCTTTTTCCTGCCACCAGTTATCATCGTCCCATGATTCACACAGAACAATATCAGAACGATTGTCCAACTGAGGTTCGGTATCACAATCTCCATGCTTTAATTGCGGAGCAGGCTTTTGAAAGGCAGGAATATTCACCTGAGTCATGTTGCTTTCGTTACCGGCTGAGTCGAAGGCAACCACTTGATAACCCGAGTCCGTCTGCTGGATATTCATTTCTTTGTAAATGGTCTCGGACTGCTCTGACATCAGGGTACCGTCACGGTACACGCGGTAACCCGCTACGCCCACATTGTCGGTGGCTTCGGCCCAACTTAATCGCAGACTGTCTGGATAGGGCGCGCTGATCTCTGTTACTTGAGGCGCACTTGGCGCGATCGAATCGATACCATCGTACAATCGCAACGTGTAGGCATTCTGATCGAAGGCGTTATAGACGAGAAACGCATCCAGTGAGGGCGAGTAGACGAAACGGCCGAATGTTCCCCGGCTCAATTGAGGGCCGGGGCCATTTTTGTATGCCAGGGCACGCCACTCCAACGTTTCGGGGTCTTGTTCGTATAACCTGCCATCACCGAACCAGCCGTAGAATCGTTTTGTTTTAGAGTTGTACGCCAGACCAGGCGACCAACCATCAACGATTGCTGCAGCGCCTTTTGCTGGAATATCCGCTCTTTTCCCCTGATTGGGGCCATCAAGGTAATACAGGGCCTGATGTCCACCGCCAATCACCAGCATGGTACGTTGGTCAGGGTTTATGGCAGCATTGATCCCGAGACCCAGACTGTCATTGCCCAGTAGTTTCTTATAGTTGCCGCCGGCTGGTGAGTAGCTGTATTCGTAGAATCCAGTGCGGTCATGCAGAAACACCTTCTGTGAGACTGGGTCATAGCCTGATACAGCGCCATAAACAGGTTGAGGTATATCGCCTGTGCTATTATCACGGCTCCAGCGATTTATTTCTGGGTCAAAAATCCAGGTTATATTATCTCGACCACTTTTCTTGGAAGCTAAAGCGCCAGAGAATGCCCATATTTTTTTCTCATGTTGGAGATACGCCATGCCATCATAGGTGTGACGACTATTTGGCTGTGTGCCATCGTAGGGGAACAGCTCGTTCTCTGCAGGGTCTGCATCGCGATCCGCAGGCTTGGCAGGATCCGTTAAACGTTGGGTGTCTAACTGACGGAAATTGATGCTGTAGACTTCATTTCCGTAATAATCATTATGGCCACCGCCCCAGATAAACATGGTGTCATTATCAGTGTCTAAAACGGCACTGTTCCATGCTAACGTGACGTATCGGCAGTACCATGAATAGGTATATTCGTAACCATTAAAGTTGTCTTCCGGACAGACTTGTTTGATATTCGTATCAGGTAGCTCCTGCCATCCAAAGCCTGAATCGCCGCTGGCGAATGTGAGTGGCGCATTTAAGGCCACAATCAGCGTGATGATTTTTCGAATATGGAACGTATGTGGAACATGCTTAGACATGGTTCTTTCCCTGCTTGCAGTTGTACCTGTGTCAAATTGATTGGTCGAGATCAGTTTGAACCAAGATTGTTTAAAATATAGTCATATGGTAGCACTAACATGCCTATAGTTGTGGTCTGATTTAGTCGAGAATGCCACTTGGTTCTAAGTTTTTAT contains these protein-coding regions:
- a CDS encoding DNRLRE domain-containing protein, yielding MSKHVPHTFHIRKIITLIVALNAPLTFASGDSGFGWQELPDTNIKQVCPEDNFNGYEYTYSWYCRYVTLAWNSAVLDTDNDTMFIWGGGHNDYYGNEVYSINFRQLDTQRLTDPAKPADRDADPAENELFPYDGTQPNSRHTYDGMAYLQHEKKIWAFSGALASKKSGRDNITWIFDPEINRWSRDNSTGDIPQPVYGAVSGYDPVSQKVFLHDRTGFYEYSYSPAGGNYKKLLGNDSLGLGINAAINPDQRTMLVIGGGHQALYYLDGPNQGKRADIPAKGAAAIVDGWSPGLAYNSKTKRFYGWFGDGRLYEQDPETLEWRALAYKNGPGPQLSRGTFGRFVYSPSLDAFLVYNAFDQNAYTLRLYDGIDSIAPSAPQVTEISAPYPDSLRLSWAEATDNVGVAGYRVYRDGTLMSEQSETIYKEMNIQQTDSGYQVVAFDSAGNESNMTQVNIPAFQKPAPQLKHGDCDTEPQLDNRSDIVLCESWDDDNWWQEKGYLSDPIVNDPRDLKETHLENTAVVSEGCIQGNCLAVTMHKGQSGALSAYWPLINANIAPDNLFLRYYIKLGDQWDPNMCNSDGERVGAGGKFPGLADVRTWADPGGQCGNGGEKADGKRCWSARSLFRDCYSGDGTACSSKPAAATRFGTYLYHPNQFGATGDHAIWDNDDWGQFTGEGGSCSSESSNVFCGKADNGVFERGVWYLVEMQIKMNTPGKSDGELRGWINSQLSYEKTNMEFRSQGHDFLHNRLLWLNVYKGGVQGNCETANVYLDQLVLSLDNPVGSLEGATVFPPSLQLTADTLSVSQGDPISMQWQGENIDSCTATGIWEGSKTASGSESLYPAQSGYATLNCTGSGGTVIRQLEIIVDNQPVNPPSNEPTDPGLPDGSPSVSPPTNLQLVNDADGGLSITWNVSDDSAIEKYNVYLMGTLVKTLSENRFDANLPLYDTPLLYSVTAIDSEGNESQPSETLQVILPGDSNSGSNSLTLLPSADAMLSSSTYRNQGAKHTMDVSRGYANSVIKFPVEVIPPDRSIRMATLKLHSVEEYGTTYLRIFRTDSDWGENTVTREYANSSLKVKWQNLLGDWQDREGVTQGDQALAEAVLLDDDTPNQIEIDITEIVQQWQNQELNNYGLILNATRGTNYRFATKEHEDPNWWPKLEIEFAD